From one Trifolium pratense cultivar HEN17-A07 linkage group LG1, ARS_RC_1.1, whole genome shotgun sequence genomic stretch:
- the LOC123883785 gene encoding geraniol 8-hydroxylase-like: MFLIVLTCATIYVFLRSFLAIIKKPNYKLPPGPTPLPIIGNLLELGEKPHKSLAKLAKIHGPIMSLKLGQVTTIAISSADMAKEVLLTNDQFLSNRPIPQSVSVHNHEHFSLAFLPVSPLWKELRKICNTQLFSHKTLDASQGVRHNKMQQLLTDIDQSSQIGEAIDIGTAVFKTTINLLSNTIFSVDLIQSNGEASEFKDVVTDITKHVGSPNVADFFPILQMVDPQGVKRKQAKNVRKVLDIFEDLINQRLKTREGSCVDTNKDMLDAMLNISKDNEFMDKNMIQHLAHDLFVAGTDTTASTLEWAMTELVCNPEIMLKAKRELEQMIGCGVLLEESDISKLPYLQAIIKETLRLHPPVPLLLPRKAERNVDIGGYTIPKDAHVLINVWNIGRDPTIWENPTLFSPERFLGSEIDVKGRNFELAPFGAGRRICPGLQLANRMLLLMLGSLVNSFDWKLEGDMKPEDMDMDDKFGITLQKAQPLQIVPIRISK, translated from the exons atgtttctCATTGTCTTAACTTGTGCCACAATCTATGTTTTTCTTCGTTCATTCTTAgcaataataaaaaaaccaaaCTATAAGCTTCCACCAGGACCTACCCCTCTTCCCATCATAGGGAACCTCCTTGAATTAGGTGAAAAGCCACACAAATCATTGGCCAAACTTGCAAAGATTCATGGTCCTATAATGAGTCTCAAGCTTGGTCAAGTAACCACTATTGCCATCTCTTCAGCAGATATGGCAAAAGAGGTTCTTCTAACCAATGATCAGTTTTTGTCAAACAGACCAATTCCTCAATCTGTGTCGGTTCACAACCATGAGCACTTTAGCCTTGCATTCTTACCAGTTTCACCTCTTTGGAAGGAATTGAGAAAAATATGCAACACTCAATTATTTTCTCACAAGACTCTTGATGCCAGCCAAGGCGTTAGGCACAACAAAATGCAGCAGCTCCTCACTGATATCGATCAAAGCAGTCAGATCGGTGAAGCAATAGATATTGGAACAGCGGTGTTCAAGACTACCATAAATCTGTTATCAAACACTATTTTCTCAGTGGATTTGATTCAGTCTAATGGTGAAGCCAGCGAGTTCAAGGACGTGGTAACTGATATTACAAAACATGTTGGCTCACCAAATGTGGCAGATTTTTTCCCTATATTGCAGATGGTTGATCCACAAGGTGTCAAAAGAAAACAGGCAAAGAATGTAAGGAAAGTGTTGGACATCTTTGAAGACTTGATTAACCAGCGTTTGAAGACGAGGGAAGGCTCGTGCGTAGACACCAACAAAGACATGTTAGATGCCATGCTCAACATTTCCAAGGATAATGAGTTTATGGACAAAAATATGATCCAACATCTTGCACAT GATCTATTTGTTGCGGGAACAGATACAACAGCATCTACTCTCGAATGGGCGATGACAGAGCTTGTGTGCAACCCAGAAATTATGCTGAAGGCCAAAAGAGAGTTAGAGCAAATGATTGGTTGTGGTGTCCTGCTTGAGGAGTCAGATATTTCTAAGCTCCCATACTTACAAGCAATCATAAAAGAGACACTTCGGTTGCACCCACCAGTGCCATTATTACTACCACGAAAAGCTGAGAGGAACGTTGACATAGGAGGCTACACTATCCCGAAGGACGCGCACGTGCTAATTAATGTGTGGAATATTGGCAGAGATCCCACTATATGGGAGAATCCAACTTTGTTCTCACCAGAAAGGTTCTTGGGGTCCGAGATTGATGTCAAAGGCCGGAATTTTGAGCTTGCACCATTTGGTGCTGGACGACGAATATGCCCTGGCTTACAACTGGCTAATAGGATGCTGCTACTAATGTTGGGGTCACTAGTCAACTCCTTTGATTGGAAGCTTGAAGGTGACATGAAACCAGAAGATATGGACATGGATGATAAATTCGGCATTACCTTGCAAAAGGCACAACCCCTTCAAATTGTTCCTATCAGAATAAGCAAATAA
- the LOC123902351 gene encoding geraniol 8-hydroxylase-like — MDFVSCTLVLLLTCLSIHTFCLLLTRITKPNYKLPPGPSPLPIIGNLLELGQKPHNSLAKLAKIHGPLMSLKFGQITTIVISSATMAKEVLLTNDKFLSNRNVPQTVSVVNHEQYSLAFMPISPLWKELRKICNTQLLSHKSLDSSQDVRRKKIQQLLDDIHQSSQIGEAIDIGTTVFKTTINLLSNTIFSMDLIHSNGAAEEFKDVVTNITKLAGTPNVADFFSALKMLDPQGLKRRQTKNVRKILDIFGDLINQRLKMREGSCVDTNKDMLDAMLNISKENEFMDKNMIEHLSHDIFVAGTDTTTSTLEWAMTELIRNPEVMQKAKKELEQTIGFGVPLEESNISKIPYLHAIIKETLRKHPPVPFLLPRKATSDVEIGGYTIPKDAQVLVNVWTICRDPTLWENPTLFSPERFLGSDIDVKGRDFELVPFGGGRRICPGLQLANRMLLLMLGSLVNSFDWELEGGMKPEDMDMDDKFGITLQKALPLRIVPLKLSN; from the exons ATGGACTTTGTAAGTTGTACTCTTGTCCTTCTTTTAACATGTTTATCCATTCATACTTTTTGCTTACTACTTACAAGGATAACAAAACCAAACTATAAGCTTCCACCAGGACCTTCCCCTCTTCCTATCATAGGAAACCTCCTTGAATTAGGACAAAAGCCTCACAACTCATTAGCCAAACTTGCCAAAATTCATGGCCCTTTAATGAGTCTCAAGTTTGGCCAAATAACAACTATTGTAATCTCCTCAGCAACAATGGCCAAAGAGGTTCTCCTAACCAATGACAAGTTCTTGTCGAACAGAAACGTACCTCAAACCGTGTCAGTTGTCAACCACGAGCAATATAGTCTCGCATTCATGCCTATTTCACCTCTTTGGAAGGAATTGAGGAAAATATGCAACACTCAATTACTTTCTCACAAGAGTCTTGATTCTAGCCAAGACGTTAGGCGTAAGAAAATTCAACAGCTTCTTGACGATATCCATCAAAGCAGTCAAATTGGTGAAGCAATAGACATTGGAACAACAGTGTTTAAGACTACTATAAATTTATTATCAAACACCATTTTCTCTATGGATTTGATTCACTCTAATGGTGCAGCAGAAGAGTTTAAAGATGTGGTGACTAATATAACCAAACTTGCTGGAACACCAAATGTGGCTGATTTTTTTTCTGCATTGAAGATGCTTGACCCACAAGGCTTAAAAAGAAGACAAACAAAGAATGTAAGAAAAATATTAGACATATTTGGAGATTTGATTAACCAACGTTTGAAGATGAGGGAAGGCTCGTGCGTGGACACCAACAAAGACATGTTAGATGCCATGCTCAACATTTCCAAGGAGAACGAGTTTATGGACAAAAATATGATCGAACATCTATCACAT GATATATTTGTTGCGGGAACAGATACCACAACATCTACGCTAGAATGGGCAATGACAGAGCTTATCCGCAATCCAGAAGTTATGCAAAAAGCCAAGAAAGAGTTGGAACAAACAATTGGTTTCGGTGTTCCACTTGAAGAGTCTAATATCTCGAAGATCCCATACTTACATGCaataataaaagaaacactTCGAAAGCACCCGCCAGTTCCATTTTTACTGCCACGAAAAGCAACGAGCGATGTTGAGATAGGTGGCTACACTATTCCTAAAGATGCACAAGTGCTAGTTAATGTGTGGACTATTTGTAGAGATCCAACCTTGTGGGAGAATCCAACGTTGTTCTCTCCCGAAAGGTTTTTGGGGTCTGATATTGATGTGAAAGGAAGAGATTTTGAGCTCGTACCATTTGGTGGTGGGAGGAGAATTTGTCCTGGTTTGCAATTGGCTAATAGGATGTTACTGTTAATGTTGGGTTCATTGGTTAACTCCTTTGATTGGGAGCTTGAAGGTGGCATGAAACCAGAAGATATGGACATGGATGATAAATTTGGGATTACTCTCCAAAAGGCTCTACCCCTTCGAATTGTTCCTCTCAAATTAAGTAACTAG
- the LOC123902350 gene encoding pentatricopeptide repeat-containing protein At4g14850 has translation MYLHPQNLLASLLESAVSTHCSILGRTVHAYIIRTHQTPFPSFLSNHLVNMYSKLDLLNSAQHVLSLTHLPTVVTWTSLISGCINNRRFIAAITHFTNMRRHSVHPNDFTYPCVFKASGSLQIPITGKQLHSLALKDGLIYDVFVGCSAFDMYSKTGLHVDACNMFDEMPHRNLATWNAYISNAVQDRRSVDAISAFKEFLCVHGEPNYITFCAFLNACVDMLRLNLGRQLHSFIVRCGYKEDVSVANGLIDFYGKCGDIVSSEMVFSRIGRRRNVVSWCSMLAALVQNHEEERACMVFLQARREVEPTDFMISSVLSACAELGGLELGRSIHALAVKACVEENIFVGSALVDLYGKCGSVENAEQVFGEMPERNLVTWNAMIGGYAHQGDVDMALRLFEEMTLGSRGIAPSYVTLVSVLSACSRAGAVERGMQIFEAMRLNYGIEPGAEHYACVVDLLGRSGLVDRAYEFIKNMPIRPTISVWGALLGACKMHGKTKLGKIAAEKLFELDHVDSGNHVVLSNMLASAGRWEEATVVRKEMKDIGIKKNVGYSWIAVKNRIHVFQAKDSSHERNSEIQAMLGKLRGEMKEAGYVPDTNLSLFDLEDEEKAYEVWYHSEKIALAFGLIALPQGVPIRITKNLRICGDCHSAIKFISRIVGREIIVRDNHRFHRFKDGCCSCKDYW, from the exons CTCGTCAATATGTACTCTAAACTCGACCTTCTTAACTCAGCTCAACACGTTCTCTCACTCACTCATCTTCCCACCGTTGTTACTTGGACCTCACTCATCTCCGGTTGCATTAATAACCGCCGTTTCATTGCCGCTATAACTCATTTCACTAACATGCGTCGTCACTCTGTTCATCCTAATGACTTCACTTACCCTTGTGTTTTCAAAGCTTCAGGTTCTTTGCAAATACCCATCACTGGTAAACAGCTTCATTCTCTTGCTTTAAAGGATGGTTTAATATATGATGTGTTTGTTGGGTGTAGTGCTTTTGATATGTATAGTAAAACTGGGCTTCATGTTGATGCTTGTAacatgtttgatgaaatgcctcACAGAAACTTGGCTACTTGGAATGCTTATATTTCTAATGCAGTTCAAGATCGGCGGTCTGTGGATGCTATTTCGGCGTTTAAGGAGTTTCTTTGTGTTCATGGGGAGCCGAATTATATTACGTTTTGTGCGTTTTTGAATGCATGTGTTGACATGTTGAGATTGAATCTTGGGCGTCAGTTACATTCGTTTATAGTTCGGTGTGGATACAAAGAGGATGTTTCTGTTGCCAATGGGCTTATTGATTTCTATGGAAAATGTGGGGATATTGTATCTTCTGAAATGGTTTTTAGTAGAATTGGCCGGAGGAGGAATGTTGTTTCGTGGTGTTCTATGCTTGCTGCTCTTGTGCAAAACCATGAGGAAGAGAGGGCTTGTATGGTTTTCTTGCAGGCAAGGAGAGAAGTTGAGCCAACGGATTTCATGATATCTAGTGTGCTCAGTGCTTGTGCTGAGCTTGGAGGCCTTGAATTGGGCAGGTCAATTCATGCTCTTGCTGTCAAAGCATGTGTTGAGGAGAATATATTTGTTGGGAGTGCACTTGTTGACTTGTATGGAAAGTGTGGAAGTGTAGAGAATGCTGAACAAGTTTTCGGCGAAATGCCTGAAAGGAACCTTGTCACATGGAATGCAATGATAGGTGGATATGCACATCAAGGTGACGTTGACATGGCTTTGCGTCTGTTTGAGGAAATGACATTGGGCAGCCGTGGTATTGCGCCGAGTTATGTGACACTGGTTTCTGTATTATCAGCATGTAGTAGAGCTGGGGCAGTGGAGAGAGGCATGCAGATATTTGAAGCAATGAGATTGAACTATGGAATTGAACCAGGCGCTGAGCATTATGCTTGTGTTGTCGACCTTCTAGGGAGATCTGGTTTGGTAGATCGCGCATatgaatttattaaaaatatgccAATTCGACCCACTATTTCAGTTTGGGGGGCTCTACTTGGGGCTTGTAAGATGCATGGGAAAACCAAATTGGGAAAAATTGCAGCCGAAAAGTTATTTGAGCTTGATCATGTTGACTCTGGCAACCATGTAGTACTTTCTAATATGCTCGCATCTGCTGGCAG ATGGGAAGAAGCCACTGTTGTCAGGAAGGAAATGAAAGACATTGGTATTAAGAAAAATGTTGGATATAGTTGGATTGCTGTAAAGAACAGAATCCATGTTTTTCAAGCAAAGGATAGCTCTCACGAAAGGAACTCTGAAATTCAGGCTATGCTGGGTAAGCTCAGAGGGGAGATGAAGGAGGCAGGGTATGTTCCCGATACGAATCTATCACTCTTTGAtttagaagatgaagaaaaagcttatgaagTTTGGTACCACAGTGAGAAGATCGCACTTGCTTTTGGCCTCATAGCTCTTCCTCAAGGAGTGCCTATAAGGATCACAAAAAATCTTAGGATTTGTGGAGATTGCCATAGTGCCATTAAGTTCATCTCAAGAATTGTTGGAAGAGAAATTATTGTGAGAGATAATCATCGTTTTCATCGCTTTAAGGATGGTTGTTGCTCTTGTAAAGACTATTGGTAA